One Defluviimonas sp. SAOS-178_SWC DNA window includes the following coding sequences:
- a CDS encoding aspartate aminotransferase family protein, whose translation MPSATETIAGISRTRLKTVAEREAKRFAASRPKTRAALNEGADNYLDSVPMHWMKDWPMPFPMLVAKAKGARLTDLDGYGIDDFCLGDTGSMFGHSPKPVAKAIRKQAKNGLTYMLPTEAALEAGKLLTERFGEFKWQIATTATDANRFALRVARAVTGKPKVLVFNGCYHGTVDDTMVERRNGKTMTRPGLTGQVTDLTELAACAEFNDLASVEAELKSGQIAAILTEPVMTNSCMVLPQPGFHDGLRDLATRHGALLIIDETHTISSGLGGHTGVNGLDPDIFVLGKCVAGGMPTAVWGLRPKVAKDYLAYNAGRSSGHSGMGTTLSANPMQFACLRANLAEVMTKDAYAHMEQGAESLCSGLSAVIEKHKAPWHVVRVGARVEFICAPGPLKNGTEAAMAHMPEVEATLHTALLNRGCLIAPFHNMMLISPATKKRQIDRLIAAFDEILTELIA comes from the coding sequence ATGCCCAGCGCAACCGAGACCATCGCAGGTATTTCCCGGACCCGATTGAAGACGGTCGCCGAGCGCGAAGCGAAACGCTTTGCGGCGTCGCGTCCGAAGACCAGGGCGGCTTTGAACGAAGGTGCGGACAACTACCTCGATTCGGTGCCGATGCACTGGATGAAGGATTGGCCGATGCCCTTCCCAATGCTGGTGGCAAAGGCGAAAGGCGCGCGCCTGACCGATCTCGACGGCTACGGGATCGACGATTTCTGCCTTGGCGACACCGGTTCCATGTTCGGTCATTCGCCGAAGCCGGTCGCGAAGGCGATCCGCAAGCAGGCGAAGAACGGCCTGACCTACATGCTGCCGACAGAGGCCGCACTGGAGGCCGGCAAACTCCTGACGGAGCGCTTCGGCGAGTTCAAATGGCAGATCGCGACGACCGCGACCGACGCCAACCGCTTCGCGTTGCGTGTCGCCCGCGCGGTGACCGGAAAGCCCAAGGTTCTGGTCTTCAACGGCTGCTATCACGGCACGGTCGATGACACGATGGTGGAAAGGCGGAACGGCAAGACCATGACCCGCCCCGGCCTGACCGGACAGGTGACGGATCTCACCGAACTGGCCGCCTGCGCCGAGTTCAACGACCTCGCCAGCGTCGAGGCCGAACTGAAGTCCGGCCAGATCGCCGCGATCCTGACTGAGCCGGTGATGACCAATTCCTGCATGGTCCTGCCGCAACCCGGCTTCCACGACGGGTTGCGCGATCTGGCCACCCGGCATGGCGCGCTTCTGATCATCGACGAGACGCACACGATTTCCTCGGGCCTCGGCGGCCACACCGGCGTCAACGGGCTCGACCCCGATATCTTCGTCCTGGGCAAATGCGTGGCGGGCGGGATGCCGACCGCCGTTTGGGGCCTGCGTCCGAAAGTGGCGAAGGATTACCTTGCCTACAATGCCGGCCGTTCCTCGGGCCATTCGGGCATGGGCACGACGCTTTCGGCCAACCCGATGCAGTTCGCCTGCCTCCGCGCGAACCTCGCCGAGGTCATGACGAAGGACGCCTACGCGCATATGGAACAGGGCGCGGAAAGTCTCTGTTCCGGCCTGTCTGCGGTCATCGAAAAGCATAAGGCCCCTTGGCACGTCGTCCGCGTCGGCGCGCGGGTGGAGTTCATCTGCGCTCCCGGCCCCCTGAAAAACGGCACCGAGGCCGCAATGGCACACATGCCCGAGGTGGAGGCGACACTGCACACCGCGCTTCTCAATCGCGGCTGCCTGATCGCGCCCTTCCACAACATGATGCTGATCAGCCCCGCGACCAAGAAACGCCAGATCGACCGGCTGATCGCCGCCTTCGACGAAATCCTGACCGAACTTATTGCCTGA
- the cobS gene encoding adenosylcobinamide-GDP ribazoletransferase → MSARRAEELRLAFLLLTRLPVGALRGGAPDMASSSWAWPLAGAAVGAIGAFGAAVGLSLGLPLAMAAILALAAIVLATGAMHEDGLADLADGFGGGRDRARKLEIMRDSRIGSYGVIALILAIGFRGLGITALAENGSATAALIGLAAASRAVLPAALVLMPAARTDGLGRSAAGDDPVPARVAAAIGFACLLPLGFGTALVAAFAVALAATAVAALAIRQIGGQTGDVMGAMQQVAECAGWAVLVSLA, encoded by the coding sequence ATGAGCGCGCGCCGGGCAGAGGAGCTTAGGCTGGCCTTCCTCCTGCTGACTCGGCTGCCCGTCGGCGCGCTTCGGGGCGGGGCCCCCGACATGGCGTCCTCCTCCTGGGCGTGGCCGCTGGCGGGCGCTGCCGTGGGCGCAATCGGAGCGTTTGGAGCCGCGGTCGGCCTCTCGCTCGGTCTTCCGCTGGCAATGGCCGCCATTCTGGCCCTCGCGGCGATTGTCCTTGCCACCGGCGCCATGCACGAGGACGGGTTGGCCGATCTCGCAGACGGATTCGGCGGCGGCCGCGACAGGGCGCGCAAGCTCGAAATCATGCGCGACAGCCGAATCGGGTCCTATGGCGTGATCGCGCTGATCCTCGCCATCGGTTTTCGCGGCCTCGGCATCACCGCACTGGCAGAGAACGGCTCCGCCACCGCCGCGCTCATCGGTCTTGCGGCAGCGTCCCGCGCCGTGCTTCCGGCAGCGCTGGTCCTGATGCCGGCGGCCCGAACGGATGGTCTGGGCCGGTCCGCAGCCGGGGATGATCCGGTTCCCGCGCGCGTCGCGGCTGCGATCGGGTTCGCCTGCCTCCTGCCGTTGGGTTTCGGGACGGCGCTTGTCGCCGCATTCGCCGTCGCCCTCGCCGCGACCGCGGTTGCAGCCCTTGCGATACGTCAGATCGGCGGGCAGACAGGCGACGTGATGGGGGCGATGCAGCAGGTCGCAGAATGCGCCGGCTGGGCAGTTCTCGTGAGCTTGGCTTGA
- the cobT gene encoding nicotinate-nucleotide--dimethylbenzimidazole phosphoribosyltransferase, giving the protein MTFPRLTSLSQIPNLADKLPVADDHAAEAARMRQNSLTKPPGSLGRLEQIAEFMAAWRGTARPEIWTAQALVFAGNHGVCAQGVNPYPQEVTAQMVANFEAGGAAINQLCAVNGAELSVIALSLGQPTADFTEGPAMSETDCLDAFWQGASAVNEGADILILGEMGIGNSTVAAALAAACFGGPVAEWVGPGTGSDKAGIARKIDVIERGLKRHSDAIGNAPAILAALGGREQAAICGAVLAARAARIPVILDGFICTAAAAVLHAADKRLLDHCLVGHTSSEPGHRKLLAAIQKRPVLEFDMRLGEGSGAALALGIVRAALACHNGMATFGEAGVSEA; this is encoded by the coding sequence ATGACGTTTCCGCGCCTCACCTCTCTCTCGCAGATCCCGAATCTCGCGGACAAGCTGCCCGTCGCCGACGACCACGCCGCGGAAGCCGCGCGGATGCGTCAGAACTCGCTGACCAAACCACCAGGCTCGCTTGGCCGGCTCGAACAGATCGCCGAGTTCATGGCCGCCTGGCGCGGGACGGCCCGGCCTGAGATCTGGACGGCGCAAGCGCTCGTCTTTGCCGGGAACCACGGCGTCTGCGCGCAGGGAGTGAACCCCTATCCGCAGGAAGTGACCGCCCAGATGGTGGCGAATTTCGAAGCGGGCGGCGCGGCGATCAACCAACTTTGCGCGGTGAACGGGGCGGAGCTTTCGGTCATCGCACTCAGCCTCGGCCAGCCGACGGCGGATTTCACCGAGGGCCCTGCGATGTCCGAGACGGACTGCCTCGACGCCTTCTGGCAGGGCGCCTCGGCGGTCAACGAAGGCGCCGACATCCTGATCCTTGGCGAAATGGGCATCGGCAACTCGACCGTCGCCGCGGCGCTCGCCGCGGCCTGCTTCGGCGGCCCCGTGGCGGAATGGGTCGGGCCAGGAACAGGGTCTGACAAGGCCGGAATCGCCCGGAAGATCGACGTGATCGAGCGCGGTCTGAAGCGCCATTCCGACGCCATTGGCAATGCGCCCGCCATCCTTGCCGCCCTTGGCGGACGCGAGCAGGCAGCGATCTGCGGCGCGGTTCTGGCGGCGCGGGCCGCGCGCATTCCGGTGATCCTCGACGGCTTCATCTGTACCGCCGCAGCTGCCGTTCTCCATGCCGCCGACAAGCGGCTTCTCGACCACTGCCTTGTCGGTCACACATCCTCCGAACCGGGCCACCGGAAGCTCCTCGCGGCAATCCAAAAACGCCCGGTCCTCGAATTCGACATGCGGCTCGGCGAAGGGTCGGGGGCGGCGTTGGCACTCGGGATCGTCCGTGCGGCGCTCGCCTGCCACAACGGGATGGCGACATTCGGCGAGGCGGGAGTCTCCGAAGCATGA
- the cobU gene encoding bifunctional adenosylcobinamide kinase/adenosylcobinamide-phosphate guanylyltransferase, with product MGKTILITGGARSGKSGIAETMALSLGRPAVYIATAEAHDPEMAARIADHQSRRGAEWVTHAESRDLVGALAATDRRGPRLVDCLTLWLTNVMLSGDNWRDAAEALIATLPAQRDPVVIVTNEVGSGIVPDNALAREFRDAAGLLNQWVAAAADEVHLAVAGLPLKVK from the coding sequence ATGGGCAAGACGATACTCATTACCGGCGGTGCGCGTTCGGGCAAAAGCGGCATTGCCGAGACGATGGCGCTGTCCTTGGGCCGGCCCGCCGTCTACATCGCGACCGCCGAGGCGCATGATCCCGAGATGGCCGCGCGCATCGCCGACCACCAGTCGCGGCGTGGGGCGGAGTGGGTGACGCACGCCGAATCGCGCGATCTGGTCGGCGCGTTGGCCGCGACTGACAGGCGGGGCCCGCGTCTTGTCGATTGCCTGACGCTGTGGCTGACCAATGTCATGCTTTCCGGGGATAACTGGCGCGACGCCGCCGAGGCGCTGATCGCCACCCTGCCCGCGCAGCGCGACCCGGTCGTGATCGTCACCAACGAGGTCGGATCTGGTATCGTTCCTGACAATGCCCTTGCCCGGGAATTCCGCGATGCGGCCGGGCTTCTCAACCAATGGGTCGCGGCGGCGGCGGACGAAGTCCACCTTGCCGTTGCGGGCCTGCCCCTGAAAGTGAAATGA
- a CDS encoding histidine phosphatase family protein, producing the protein MGVAAATELILIRHAPALTGGRLCGRTDVPADCGDRGRVAALRAAVGVPDRIVTSPALRCRQTAAALWPVEVDPLSDAALWEQDFGDWEGRAPDALPDLGPLSPAALAQHRPPGGESFADLCARVAPALIGAATGGRVAIVAHAGTVRAGLALALGSVPRALAFDVAPLSLTRLWALPDGGWSIATVNWCPA; encoded by the coding sequence GTGGGTGTCGCCGCCGCGACAGAGTTGATCCTGATCCGTCACGCGCCCGCGTTGACGGGTGGGCGGCTTTGTGGCCGTACCGATGTTCCGGCCGATTGCGGCGACAGGGGCCGTGTCGCTGCCCTGCGCGCCGCGGTCGGCGTGCCGGATCGCATCGTCACGAGTCCGGCGCTGCGTTGCCGCCAGACGGCCGCCGCCCTCTGGCCGGTCGAGGTCGATCCTCTGTCGGACGCCGCCTTGTGGGAGCAGGATTTCGGCGATTGGGAGGGGAGGGCGCCCGACGCGCTTCCCGACCTCGGGCCGCTCAGTCCCGCCGCCTTGGCCCAGCATCGACCGCCCGGCGGCGAGAGTTTCGCCGATCTTTGCGCGCGGGTGGCACCCGCCCTGATCGGGGCCGCGACGGGCGGACGGGTCGCCATCGTCGCGCATGCCGGCACCGTCCGGGCCGGCCTGGCGCTCGCGCTCGGTTCGGTGCCGCGGGCACTGGCGTTCGACGTGGCGCCACTGTCCTTGACCCGGCTGTGGGCGTTGCCGGATGGCGGATGGTCCATCGCCACCGTCAACTGGTGCCCGGCATGA
- a CDS encoding propanediol utilization protein gives MTERVVRVSGHFGELLQGRIGPDGPVALISLPCPALELEARFQPGRGFSIHGGGQRLLTPERARRFLDGLGRPLAGQVTMRAAMPAGGGAGASTAALVALARLAGARLTPEALASAAIASEGATDPLMFPSAERLLWASRAGRVLAHLPALPRFDVIGGFYGPPRRTEARDMAFPDIADLMEPWRHAALAGQSAALAELAGISASRTLALRGPDEDPTAELAARLGAAGLVIGHTGSARGLLFLPGRIPDRAAPVLREAGLRGIVRFRAGGCG, from the coding sequence ATGACAGAACGGGTCGTCCGCGTTTCCGGACATTTCGGAGAACTGCTGCAAGGCCGGATAGGGCCGGATGGCCCGGTCGCCCTGATCTCTCTGCCCTGCCCGGCGCTGGAGCTGGAGGCGCGGTTTCAGCCAGGGCGCGGGTTTTCGATTCATGGCGGCGGCCAGCGGTTGCTGACGCCGGAGCGGGCGCGGCGGTTTCTGGACGGCCTCGGCCGGCCGCTTGCCGGGCAGGTGACGATGCGGGCGGCGATGCCGGCGGGCGGTGGCGCAGGCGCGTCTACGGCCGCGCTGGTGGCGCTGGCGCGGCTCGCCGGCGCACGGCTGACGCCCGAAGCGCTGGCCAGCGCCGCGATCGCGAGCGAAGGCGCAACCGATCCCCTGATGTTCCCCTCGGCGGAGCGGCTGCTTTGGGCGTCTCGGGCGGGGCGTGTGCTCGCGCATTTGCCTGCCCTGCCACGTTTCGATGTGATCGGTGGATTCTACGGCCCGCCGCGCCGGACCGAGGCGCGGGACATGGCCTTTCCCGACATCGCCGACCTGATGGAGCCGTGGCGACACGCGGCCTTGGCCGGACAATCTGCGGCCTTGGCGGAGCTTGCGGGCATTTCGGCGTCGCGTACACTGGCGCTGAGGGGGCCGGACGAAGACCCGACGGCCGAGCTTGCGGCCCGGCTTGGCGCGGCGGGACTGGTCATCGGCCATACCGGGTCGGCGCGCGGGCTGCTGTTTCTGCCGGGCCGGATCCCTGATCGCGCGGCGCCGGTCCTGCGCGAGGCAGGCCTGCGCGGGATTGTGCGATTTCGAGCGGGAGGGTGCGGATGA
- the cbiB gene encoding adenosylcobinamide-phosphate synthase CbiB, translating to MTGAAIMVVALGIDALIGWPPRLYALIGHPVTWIGALIGALDRWINLDGGDERARRVAGVVAALVVIGTAAAMAFLVASVLPDGWPGVVLAGVLAWPLIAMRSLREHVEAVAAPLAAGNLDAARRAVAMIVGRDPNQLDQAGVARATLESLAENTSDGIVAPVFWGVIFGLPGIAAYKAINTLDSMIGHRSERYAAFGWASARIDDVVNLIPARLTGLLFAAVSTRPREALTTMWRDAGHHRSPNAGWPEAALAGALDIRLSGPRVYGDRVAEEPWVNPGAADPMPADIGRALKLFQFVMLALTLIAAVCALI from the coding sequence ATGACAGGCGCTGCGATCATGGTAGTCGCGCTCGGGATCGACGCGCTGATTGGCTGGCCGCCGCGGCTCTACGCCCTGATCGGCCATCCGGTCACATGGATCGGCGCCCTGATCGGCGCGCTGGATCGCTGGATCAACCTCGATGGCGGCGACGAGCGTGCGCGCCGGGTGGCTGGCGTGGTCGCGGCACTGGTCGTCATCGGGACCGCTGCCGCAATGGCGTTTCTGGTGGCCTCCGTTCTCCCCGACGGGTGGCCCGGCGTAGTGCTTGCCGGCGTTCTCGCCTGGCCCCTCATCGCCATGCGGTCGCTCCGCGAGCATGTGGAAGCGGTGGCGGCGCCGCTTGCCGCCGGCAACCTTGATGCGGCGCGGCGTGCGGTGGCGATGATCGTCGGGCGTGATCCGAACCAACTCGACCAGGCGGGAGTGGCTCGGGCCACCCTTGAAAGCCTTGCGGAAAACACCTCGGACGGGATCGTGGCGCCGGTCTTCTGGGGGGTGATCTTCGGATTGCCTGGCATCGCCGCCTACAAGGCGATCAATACGCTCGATTCGATGATCGGTCACCGGAGCGAACGTTACGCGGCCTTCGGATGGGCTTCGGCGCGGATCGACGACGTCGTAAACCTGATTCCGGCGCGACTGACCGGGCTGCTCTTTGCCGCCGTGTCCACCCGTCCCCGGGAAGCGCTCACGACGATGTGGCGCGATGCGGGGCATCACCGCTCCCCGAATGCCGGGTGGCCGGAAGCGGCTCTCGCGGGTGCGCTCGATATCCGGCTTTCCGGCCCGCGTGTCTATGGCGACCGCGTGGCGGAGGAGCCCTGGGTCAATCCCGGCGCCGCTGATCCGATGCCGGCGGATATCGGCCGGGCGCTGAAACTCTTCCAGTTCGTAATGCTTGCCCTGACGCTGATCGCTGCGGTATGCGCGCTGATCTGA
- the cobD gene encoding threonine-phosphate decarboxylase CobD — MRDHGGNIDGAMARHGGRADEWIDLSTGINRIPYPLPDLPPEAWTALPTRAATEALIAAARAAYGTTAAILPVAGAQAAIQMIPRLGPPGRARVLGPTYNEHAGSLAAAGWQVTEVADLEALGDADLAVVVNPNNPDGRRHKPEVLLDIAGRVGRLVVDESFADPAPDLSLAAESGRPGLFVLRSFGKFYGLAGLRLGFVLGAEAEIALLSEMAGPWPVAGPAIEIGRAALSDRDWTGTTIARLRAETERLDRLAVRAGWTVAGGCELFRLYDTGNAAAAQDMLARHRIWSRIFPYSDRWLRLGLPGSEAEWARLDEAMT, encoded by the coding sequence ATGCGCGATCACGGCGGCAATATCGACGGCGCGATGGCGCGCCACGGCGGCCGGGCCGACGAGTGGATCGACCTGTCCACCGGGATCAACAGGATTCCCTATCCGTTGCCAGACCTTCCGCCCGAGGCCTGGACCGCGTTGCCGACGCGCGCCGCGACGGAGGCCCTTATCGCGGCCGCGCGCGCGGCATATGGCACGACTGCCGCAATCCTGCCGGTTGCGGGGGCACAGGCCGCGATCCAGATGATCCCGCGTCTCGGGCCGCCGGGTCGGGCGCGGGTGCTGGGCCCCACCTATAACGAACATGCGGGCTCGCTTGCCGCGGCGGGGTGGCAGGTCACGGAGGTCGCCGACCTCGAGGCCCTTGGCGATGCCGACCTTGCCGTCGTCGTCAATCCGAACAATCCCGACGGACGGCGGCATAAGCCCGAAGTACTTCTGGATATTGCTGGCAGGGTCGGCCGCCTCGTTGTCGACGAGAGTTTCGCCGATCCCGCCCCGGATCTGTCGCTGGCCGCAGAATCAGGGCGGCCGGGGCTTTTTGTCTTGCGCTCCTTCGGCAAGTTCTACGGCCTCGCCGGGCTTCGGCTGGGCTTCGTCCTCGGTGCCGAGGCCGAGATTGCGCTGCTGTCAGAGATGGCCGGACCCTGGCCGGTGGCCGGTCCTGCGATCGAGATCGGGCGCGCGGCCCTTTCCGACCGCGACTGGACCGGCACCACGATCGCCCGCCTTCGCGCGGAGACCGAACGGCTCGACCGACTGGCTGTGCGCGCGGGCTGGACCGTCGCGGGTGGCTGCGAGCTCTTCCGTCTTTATGACACCGGGAACGCCGCCGCCGCGCAGGACATGCTCGCCCGCCATCGGATCTGGTCCCGGATCTTCCCCTATTCGGACCGCTGGCTGCGGCTCGGCCTGCCCGGGTCCGAGGCGGAGTGGGCACGGCTGGACGAGGCGATGACCTGA
- the bluB gene encoding 5,6-dimethylbenzimidazole synthase has translation MEFDPEAAEGLRQILRWRRDVRHFRPDPVPEQLLERLRQAMDFAPSVGNARPWRVVRVCDPGLRRAVRDEFERCNARAAAVYDDETATEYRRLKLAGLDAAPVQLAVFTVTDPAEGRGLGRQTMSETLRQSTAMAIHTLWLAARAENLGLGMVSVLDPARMERLFDAPDGWEFSAYLCVGWPEFTDDTPLLHRVGWQENQPTEWQER, from the coding sequence ATGGAGTTCGACCCCGAAGCAGCAGAAGGATTGCGGCAGATCCTCCGCTGGCGCCGCGACGTCCGCCATTTCCGCCCCGACCCGGTGCCCGAGCAGTTGCTGGAGCGTTTGCGCCAGGCGATGGACTTCGCCCCGTCGGTCGGCAATGCGCGGCCGTGGCGGGTGGTCCGGGTCTGCGACCCCGGTCTGCGCCGCGCCGTGCGCGATGAGTTCGAGCGCTGCAACGCGCGCGCGGCGGCGGTTTACGACGATGAGACGGCAACCGAGTACCGGCGTCTGAAGCTCGCCGGCCTCGATGCCGCGCCGGTGCAACTTGCCGTCTTCACTGTCACCGACCCGGCCGAGGGGCGGGGCCTCGGCCGCCAGACGATGTCCGAGACACTCCGGCAATCGACGGCAATGGCGATCCACACGCTCTGGCTTGCGGCGCGTGCCGAGAATCTCGGCCTTGGCATGGTCTCGGTTCTCGATCCCGCGCGGATGGAGCGCCTGTTCGACGCGCCGGACGGTTGGGAATTCAGCGCCTATCTGTGCGTCGGTTGGCCCGAGTTCACGGACGACACGCCGCTTCTGCATCGGGTCGGCTGGCAGGAGAACCAGCCGACCGAATGGCAGGAAAGATAG
- a CDS encoding cobyric acid synthase, with translation MKALMIQGCGSNVGKSLLVAGLCRAARRRGLSVAPFKPQNMSNNAAVTVDGGEIGRAQALQALASGLEPHTDMNPVLLKPETDTGAQVVVQGKRLSTVRAKDYSALKPQLLDPVLESFHRLRAAHDLVIVEGAGSPAEVNLRQGDIANMGFARAAGVPVVLVGDIDRGGVIAQIVGTQAVLDPDDVGMVAGFVINKFRGDPALFDDGYRLISARTGWRGFGVVPYFSDALKLPAEDALDLGGTAGGGSLKVACLALSRIANFDDLDPLKLEPSVDLTMVRGGQVIPGDTALVILPGSKSTRGDLAYLRKQGWDVDIAGHVRRGGHVLGICGGYQMLGKAIADPDGIEGAPGATPGLGLLDVTTVMSADKRLTRTEALHVATGAPMHGYEIHIGRTDGPDRARPFAEVEGHPEGAVSADGRIMGSYLHGMFSGDKFRAAFLNRLGAPSTTHYGATVEATLDKLADHLEAHLDIDGLIELAR, from the coding sequence GTGAAGGCCCTGATGATACAGGGCTGCGGCTCGAATGTCGGCAAGTCGCTGCTGGTCGCAGGGCTTTGCCGGGCCGCCAGACGGCGGGGTCTGTCGGTGGCGCCGTTCAAACCGCAGAACATGTCGAACAATGCCGCGGTGACCGTGGACGGGGGCGAGATTGGCCGGGCGCAGGCGCTGCAGGCGCTGGCCTCAGGGCTTGAGCCGCATACCGACATGAATCCCGTCCTCCTGAAGCCGGAGACCGATACGGGCGCCCAGGTCGTGGTGCAGGGAAAGCGGCTGTCGACGGTTCGCGCCAAAGACTATTCGGCCCTGAAGCCGCAATTGCTCGACCCCGTTCTGGAAAGCTTCCACCGCCTCAGGGCAGCCCACGATCTCGTCATCGTCGAAGGCGCCGGCAGCCCGGCAGAGGTCAATCTCCGGCAAGGTGACATCGCCAACATGGGGTTTGCCCGCGCCGCCGGTGTCCCGGTCGTGCTTGTCGGCGACATAGACCGGGGCGGGGTGATCGCGCAGATCGTCGGGACTCAGGCGGTCCTCGATCCTGACGATGTCGGCATGGTCGCGGGCTTCGTCATCAACAAGTTCCGCGGCGATCCGGCCTTGTTCGATGACGGCTACCGGTTGATTTCGGCGCGCACCGGGTGGCGCGGTTTCGGTGTCGTCCCCTATTTCTCCGATGCATTGAAATTGCCCGCCGAAGACGCGCTCGACCTTGGCGGGACGGCCGGCGGCGGATCGCTGAAGGTCGCCTGCCTCGCATTGTCGCGCATCGCGAATTTCGACGATCTCGACCCGCTGAAGCTGGAACCGAGCGTCGACCTGACGATGGTTCGCGGCGGCCAGGTGATTCCCGGCGATACCGCGCTGGTCATCCTGCCAGGGTCTAAATCGACACGAGGGGACCTCGCCTATCTTCGGAAACAGGGCTGGGATGTCGACATTGCCGGGCATGTCCGCCGGGGTGGTCATGTCCTCGGGATCTGCGGCGGTTACCAGATGCTCGGGAAGGCCATCGCCGATCCCGACGGCATAGAAGGAGCGCCCGGCGCGACCCCCGGTCTCGGCCTTCTCGACGTGACGACGGTGATGAGCGCGGACAAGCGGCTGACCCGGACGGAAGCCCTGCACGTCGCAACCGGGGCGCCGATGCACGGCTACGAGATCCATATCGGCCGGACCGACGGCCCCGACCGGGCGCGTCCCTTCGCCGAGGTCGAGGGCCATCCGGAAGGCGCTGTCTCGGCCGATGGCCGCATCATGGGCAGCTATCTGCACGGGATGTTCTCGGGGGACAAATTTCGCGCCGCCTTTCTGAACCGTCTCGGCGCGCCTTCAACCACGCACTATGGGGCGACGGTCGAGGCAACACTCGATAAACTGGCGGACCACCTTGAAGCGCATCTCGATATCGACGGGCTTATCGAACTCGCGCGCTGA